One Kineococcus radiotolerans SRS30216 = ATCC BAA-149 DNA window includes the following coding sequences:
- a CDS encoding putative PEP-binding protein produces the protein MRELTGVGVGTGAAVGAAVVLAPAARPPADEPAATDPATAGADVRAAFDAVADALRARADRAGGTTADVLRATALMAADPGLLAEVDRRLGLGTGPATAVDEAVETFCDLLAASGPYLAERVTDLRDVRDRVVARVLGLPEPGVPDLTGPSVVVARDLAPADTAALDLTRVVGIVTELGGPTSHTAIIAAQFDIPCVVRVAGALDLPDGAELALDARAGTVTLHPGVELRSAVGARRAARAELARSAGGPGRTADGVAVQLLANVGTLEDAERAAALDVEGVGLFRTEVLFLERTTAPTLEEQAEVYARVLRAFGERKVVVRTLDAGADKPLAFVEAAAEENPALGVRGLRTARRHPALLDTQLGALAAAARASGTQPWVMAPMVATAQEAAGFAARARAAGLNRVGAMVEVPAAALRAPQLLAAGLDFVSVGTNDLTQYAMAADRLAGDLAELLDPWQPAVLQLVGLTGSAGAARGAPVGVCGEAARDPLLALVLVGLGVTSLSMAPAAVPAVRSALARTDAATCRAMAAAALAADSPAGARDAAAGLADPGVLAL, from the coding sequence ATGCGTGAGCTCACCGGGGTGGGCGTCGGCACCGGCGCCGCGGTCGGGGCGGCGGTCGTGCTCGCGCCCGCCGCCCGGCCGCCGGCCGACGAACCCGCCGCGACCGACCCCGCCACCGCGGGCGCCGACGTCCGGGCGGCGTTCGACGCCGTCGCCGACGCGCTGCGCGCCCGGGCGGACCGGGCCGGCGGGACGACGGCCGACGTCCTGCGGGCGACCGCGCTGATGGCCGCCGACCCCGGCCTGCTGGCCGAGGTGGACCGCCGCCTCGGGCTCGGCACCGGCCCCGCGACGGCCGTCGACGAGGCCGTCGAGACGTTCTGCGACCTGCTCGCCGCGAGCGGGCCCTACCTGGCCGAGCGGGTCACCGACCTGCGCGACGTGCGGGACCGGGTCGTGGCCCGGGTCCTCGGGCTGCCCGAACCCGGCGTCCCCGACCTCACCGGCCCCTCCGTCGTCGTCGCCCGCGACCTCGCCCCGGCCGACACCGCCGCGCTGGACCTGACGCGGGTCGTCGGCATCGTCACCGAGCTCGGCGGCCCCACGAGCCACACCGCGATCATCGCCGCCCAGTTCGACATCCCCTGCGTCGTGCGCGTCGCCGGGGCCCTGGACCTGCCCGACGGGGCGGAGCTCGCGCTGGACGCCCGCGCGGGCACCGTCACCCTCCACCCCGGGGTGGAGCTGCGCTCGGCCGTCGGGGCCCGTCGCGCCGCGCGCGCCGAGCTCGCCCGCTCCGCCGGCGGCCCCGGCCGCACCGCCGACGGCGTCGCCGTGCAGCTGCTGGCCAACGTGGGGACCCTCGAGGACGCCGAACGCGCTGCGGCGCTGGACGTCGAGGGCGTGGGCCTGTTCCGCACCGAGGTCCTCTTCCTGGAGCGGACCACCGCCCCGACGCTGGAGGAGCAGGCCGAGGTGTACGCCCGGGTGCTGCGGGCGTTCGGCGAGCGCAAGGTCGTCGTGCGCACCCTCGACGCCGGCGCGGACAAGCCGCTGGCCTTCGTCGAGGCGGCGGCGGAGGAGAACCCGGCGCTGGGGGTCCGCGGCCTGCGGACCGCCCGCCGCCACCCCGCCCTCCTCGACACGCAGCTCGGCGCCCTCGCCGCGGCGGCGAGGGCCAGCGGGACCCAGCCCTGGGTGATGGCGCCCATGGTCGCCACCGCGCAGGAGGCCGCCGGCTTCGCGGCCCGCGCCCGGGCCGCCGGCCTGAACCGCGTCGGGGCCATGGTCGAGGTCCCCGCGGCCGCGCTGCGGGCCCCGCAGCTGCTGGCCGCCGGGCTCGACTTCGTCAGCGTCGGCACCAACGACCTGACCCAGTACGCCATGGCCGCCGACCGCCTCGCCGGGGACCTGGCCGAGCTGCTGGACCCGTGGCAGCCCGCGGTGCTGCAGCTGGTGGGTCTCACCGGGTCGGCCGGGGCCGCGCGCGGGGCACCGGTCGGGGTCTGCGGGGAGGCCGCCCGCGACCCGCTGCTGGCCCTGGTCCTGGTGGGGCTGGGGGTCACCAGCCTCTCGATGGCCCCCGCCGCGGTGCCCGCGGTCCGCTCCGCCCTGGCCCGCACCGACGCCGCGACCTGCCGGGCGATGGCCGCAGCGGCCCTGGCGGCGGACTCGCCCGCCGGGGCCCGCGACGCGGCGGCGGGGCTGGCCGACCCGGGGGTCCTGGCGCTGTAA
- a CDS encoding HPr family phosphocarrier protein, whose protein sequence is MSTATRTAVVASRVGLHARPASLFVQAAAATGLPVTIAVGSGDPVDARSILMVMGLGARHGDRVVLSAEGEGAEEALATLAGLVETDHDA, encoded by the coding sequence GTGTCCACCGCCACCCGCACCGCTGTCGTCGCCTCCCGCGTCGGCCTGCACGCCCGCCCCGCGTCGCTGTTCGTCCAGGCCGCCGCGGCGACCGGGCTGCCGGTCACCATCGCCGTCGGGTCCGGCGACCCCGTCGACGCCCGCAGCATCCTCATGGTCATGGGGCTGGGCGCCCGGCACGGCGACCGGGTCGTCCTGTCCGCCGAGGGGGAGGGGGCCGAGGAGGCCCTCGCCACCCTCGCCGGCCTCGTGGAGACCGACCACGATGCGTGA
- a CDS encoding PTS fructose transporter subunit IIC produces MKFVAITSCPTGIAHTYMAAEALEVAGREAGHEVQVETQGAAGSAPFDPAVIAAADGVIYAADLEVRDKDRFAGLPSVDVGVKKAVADAPGVVAAAVAAVEAAPKGSTPAPAAGPALASRVTSNAGVGTRVRQWLMTGVSYMIPFVAAGGIMIALAFLIGGYQISDVTAADLISGFDPLSGRDWAGLLFVLGGAAFGFLVPVLAGFIAFGIADRPGIAPGFVGGTIAVTVGAGFLGGLAAGFLGGFVALGLARLKVPNAVRGIMPVVVIPLVATFLTAGAMLVVLGRPIAWLMEQLTDGLNSLSGSGIVLLGVILGVMMAADLGGPINKVAYTFATTGLATAATSSGDPVELKVMAAVMAAGMTPPLGIALATFVRRALFTEAERQNGKAAVLLGAFFITEGAIPFAAAAPLRIIPAAMIGSGLTGGLTMLFDNTLRAPHGGVVVLGLVGQPLLYLVAILLGTAVTAAAVIVLKGLHREVPPAADAPAGTRSTQTTPA; encoded by the coding sequence ATGAAGTTCGTCGCGATCACCAGCTGCCCCACGGGCATCGCCCACACGTACATGGCCGCCGAGGCCCTCGAGGTCGCCGGACGCGAGGCCGGGCACGAGGTCCAGGTCGAGACGCAGGGGGCGGCGGGCTCGGCCCCGTTCGACCCGGCTGTCATCGCCGCCGCCGACGGCGTCATCTACGCCGCCGACCTCGAGGTCCGCGACAAGGACCGGTTCGCCGGGCTGCCCTCCGTCGACGTCGGGGTGAAGAAGGCCGTCGCCGATGCCCCCGGGGTCGTGGCCGCCGCGGTCGCGGCCGTCGAGGCCGCCCCGAAGGGGTCGACCCCGGCCCCCGCGGCCGGTCCCGCGCTGGCCAGCAGGGTCACCTCGAACGCCGGGGTGGGCACCCGCGTGCGGCAGTGGCTCATGACCGGGGTCAGCTACATGATCCCGTTCGTCGCCGCCGGCGGCATCATGATCGCGCTCGCCTTCCTCATCGGCGGGTACCAGATCTCCGACGTCACCGCCGCCGACCTCATCTCCGGGTTCGACCCGCTGTCCGGCCGCGACTGGGCCGGTCTGCTGTTCGTCCTCGGCGGTGCGGCCTTCGGGTTCCTCGTCCCCGTCCTCGCCGGGTTCATCGCGTTCGGCATCGCCGACCGCCCGGGCATCGCCCCGGGTTTCGTCGGCGGCACCATCGCCGTGACCGTGGGCGCGGGTTTCCTCGGCGGCCTCGCCGCCGGTTTCCTCGGCGGTTTCGTCGCCTTGGGCCTGGCTCGGCTGAAGGTGCCGAACGCCGTGCGCGGCATCATGCCCGTCGTCGTCATCCCGCTGGTGGCGACGTTCCTCACCGCCGGCGCGATGCTCGTCGTCCTCGGCCGCCCCATCGCCTGGCTCATGGAGCAGCTCACCGACGGGCTGAACTCCCTCTCCGGCAGCGGGATCGTCCTGCTCGGGGTGATCCTCGGCGTCATGATGGCCGCCGACCTCGGCGGCCCGATCAACAAGGTCGCCTACACCTTCGCGACCACCGGCCTGGCCACCGCCGCGACCAGTTCCGGCGACCCCGTGGAGCTGAAGGTGATGGCCGCGGTGATGGCCGCCGGCATGACCCCGCCGCTGGGCATCGCGCTGGCCACGTTCGTCCGCAGGGCCCTGTTCACCGAGGCCGAGCGGCAGAACGGCAAGGCCGCGGTCCTGCTCGGCGCCTTCTTCATCACCGAGGGCGCGATCCCGTTCGCCGCCGCCGCCCCGCTGCGCATCATCCCCGCCGCGATGATCGGCTCCGGCCTCACCGGCGGCCTGACGATGCTCTTCGACAACACCCTGCGCGCCCCGCACGGCGGCGTCGTCGTCCTCGGCCTCGTCGGGCAGCCGCTGCTGTACCTCGTCGCGATCCTCCTCGGCACCGCGGTCACCGCCGCCGCCGTGATCGTCCTCAAGGGCCTGCACCGCGAGGTGCCCCCGGCCGCCGACGCGCCCGCCGGCACCCGCAGCACCCAGACCACCCCCGCCTGA
- a CDS encoding PTS sugar transporter subunit IIA, whose protein sequence is MTDLTAPELVLVDLRATDRVDATRQLGQTLADAGRVTDLERFLADVAAREEQMATGIPGGIGLPHARSAAVTVPSLAIGRVVSGGGVDWGAPDGPATLVFLIAAPTTGEADHLTILAALARKLVHASFRESLLEAPDAAAVASTVLKEVYGR, encoded by the coding sequence ATGACCGATCTGACCGCACCCGAACTCGTCCTCGTCGACCTGAGGGCCACCGACCGCGTCGACGCCACCCGGCAGCTCGGGCAGACCCTCGCCGACGCCGGCCGGGTGACCGACCTCGAGCGGTTCCTCGCCGACGTCGCCGCCCGCGAGGAGCAGATGGCCACCGGGATCCCCGGCGGCATCGGCCTGCCCCACGCCCGCTCGGCGGCCGTCACCGTCCCCAGCCTCGCCATCGGCCGCGTCGTCTCCGGCGGGGGCGTCGACTGGGGCGCCCCCGACGGCCCCGCCACCCTCGTCTTCCTCATCGCCGCGCCCACCACCGGCGAGGCCGACCACCTGACGATCCTCGCCGCGCTCGCCCGCAAGCTCGTGCACGCCTCCTTCCGCGAATCCCTCCTCGAGGCCCCCGACGCCGCAGCCGTCGCCTCGACCGTCCTGAAAGAGGTGTACGGACGATGA